In a genomic window of Chrysemys picta bellii isolate R12L10 chromosome 1, ASM1138683v2, whole genome shotgun sequence:
- the LOC101943156 gene encoding histone H2A.J encodes MSGRGKQGGKVRAKAKSRSSRAGLQFPVGRVHRLLRKGNYAERVGAGAPVYMAAVLEYLTAEILELAGNAARDNKKTRIIPRHLQLAIRNDEELNKLLGKVTIAQGGVLPNIQAVLLPKKTESHKAKSK; translated from the coding sequence ATGTCAGGCCGGGGAAAGCAGGGCGGTAAGGTGCGGGCTAAGGCGAAGTCTCGCTCCTcgcgggctgggctgcagttcccggTGGGTCGAGTGCACCGCCTGCTCCGCAAAGGTAATTACGCTGAGCGGGTGGGAGCTGGAGCTCCGGtctatatggccgcggtgctcgAGTATCTGACCGCTGAGATTCTCGAATTAGCCGGCAACGCTGCTCGGGACAATAAGAAAACCAGGATCATCCCCCGTCACCTGCAGCTCGCCATCCGTAACGACGAAGAACTCAATAAGCTCCTGGGGAAAGTCACGATCGCTCAAGGTGGTGTCCTGCCCAACATccaggcagtgctgctgcccaAGAAAACTGAGAGCCACAAGGCCAAGAGCAAGTAA
- the LOC101937686 gene encoding histone H1-like produces the protein MSETAPVAAPAVSAPGAKTSAKKPKKTPATSKARKPPGPSVTELITKAVSASKERKGVSLAAVKKALAAGGYDVEKSNSRIKLGLKSLVSKGTLVQTKGTGASGSFKLNKKPGETKEKAPKKKPAAKPKKPAAKKPASAAKKPKKAAAVKKSPKKAKKPAAAAAKKTAKSPKKVKAAKPKKAAKSPAKAKAVKPKAAKPKPTKPKATKAKKAAPKKK, from the coding sequence ATGTCGGAAACGGCGCCTGTTGCAGCTCCTGCTGTCTCCGCTCCTGGGGCAAAAACTTCCGCTAAAAAACCGAAGAAGACGCCAGCTACTTCTAAAGCCCGTAAGCCTCCAGGTCCCAGCGTGACCGAGCTGATCACCAAGGCGGTGTCCGCTTCCAAGGAGCGCAAAGGGGTCTCGCTGGCAGCTGTTAAGAAGGCTCTGGCCGCCGGAGGGTACGATGTAGAGAAAAGCAACAGCCGCATCAAGCTGGGGCTCAAGAGCCTGGTGAGCAAGGGCACCTTGGTGCAGACTAAAGGCACCGGCGCATCCGGCTCCTTCAAACTCAACAAGAAGCCTGGCGAGACCAAGGAGAAGGCGCCGAAGAAAAAGCCAGCGGCAAAGCCTAAGAAACCAGCTGCCAAGAAGCCCGCCAGCGCCGCCAAGAAACCCAAAAAAGCTGCGGCCGTGAAAAAGAGCCCGAAAAAAGCCAAGAAACCAGCAGCTGCCGCAGCTAAAAAAACGGCCAAGAGCCCGAAAAAGGTGAAAGCCGCTAAGCCCAAGAAGGCAGCTAAGAGCCCGGCTAAGGCCAAAGCGGTAAAGCCTAAGGCGGCCAAGCCCAAACCGACGAA